The Candidatus Hydrogenedens sp. genome has a window encoding:
- a CDS encoding deoxyribodipyrimidine photo-lyase codes for MNKKHSIGLFIFRRDLRIIDNSAFIYGSKICQQIIPCFIFDPRQIENNPYRGDFAVRFMVESIQDLQENLIIEGATLYLFYGKPEEVLLNIFETVRFDAVFLNRDYTPFSKERDKDIGTFCKKHNITLYSLDDVLLVKPEDTLSDNNIPITVFSRFYKKVMTIPVSKPQKVTDTQYYQKHISGEIQELTSLQFLPNKNEKARLKGGRNEGLKILKRACMLQDYRNQKDMLEKEINTFLSPYLKFGCLSPREVFYAIQSNNPDPEPILCQLYWRDFFTIIAFYFPYVFGKAFNSSFQDVWWNRDENAFTLWTEGMTGFPIVDAGMRELKTTGWLHNRARLIVGSFLTKDLHIDWLWGEKYFATKLIDYDPSVNNGNWQWVAGTGCDAQPYFRIFNPWLQSKKFDPDSKYIKKWVPELINVPSDHIHQWHIFYKDYPRIDYPAPIVNHHDEAERAKFLFKRTTYKTNKS; via the coding sequence ATGAATAAAAAACATTCTATAGGTTTATTTATTTTCCGAAGGGATTTAAGAATAATAGACAATTCCGCATTCATATATGGGTCAAAGATATGCCAACAAATTATTCCTTGCTTCATCTTTGACCCACGCCAGATAGAAAACAATCCTTATCGAGGCGATTTTGCTGTCCGATTTATGGTGGAAAGTATCCAAGATTTACAGGAAAACTTAATAATCGAAGGAGCAACATTATATTTATTTTATGGAAAACCTGAGGAGGTATTGCTGAATATTTTTGAAACCGTTCGTTTTGATGCAGTATTTCTTAACAGAGATTATACCCCCTTTTCAAAAGAACGTGATAAGGATATAGGCACATTTTGCAAGAAACATAACATTACGTTGTATTCATTGGACGATGTCTTATTAGTCAAACCTGAAGACACCCTTAGCGACAATAATATACCAATAACTGTTTTCTCACGCTTCTATAAAAAGGTAATGACCATACCTGTTAGCAAACCACAGAAAGTAACTGATACTCAATATTATCAGAAACATATCTCAGGCGAAATTCAAGAACTTACTTCCTTACAGTTTTTACCCAATAAAAATGAAAAAGCCCGGTTAAAAGGGGGTCGAAATGAAGGGTTGAAGATACTGAAAAGAGCATGTATGTTACAGGATTATAGAAACCAGAAAGATATGTTAGAAAAAGAAATAAATACCTTTTTATCCCCGTATCTTAAATTTGGATGTTTATCTCCAAGGGAAGTATTTTATGCGATACAAAGCAACAATCCTGACCCAGAACCTATACTTTGTCAATTATACTGGAGAGACTTTTTTACTATAATCGCTTTTTATTTCCCCTATGTATTTGGGAAAGCTTTTAATAGTTCCTTTCAGGATGTATGGTGGAACAGAGATGAAAATGCCTTCACGTTGTGGACAGAAGGAATGACAGGATTTCCAATTGTAGATGCGGGGATGCGAGAATTAAAAACAACAGGTTGGCTTCATAATCGGGCTCGTCTAATTGTAGGTTCTTTTTTGACAAAAGATCTACATATTGACTGGTTATGGGGCGAGAAATATTTTGCAACAAAACTAATTGACTACGACCCATCTGTAAATAATGGGAATTGGCAATGGGTAGCAGGAACAGGCTGTGATGCTCAACCTTATTTCCGAATTTTCAACCCATGGCTACAGTCAAAAAAATTTGACCCTGACTCAAAATACATAAAAAAGTGGGTGCCCGAATTAATAAATGTTCCTTCTGACCATATCCATCAATGGCATATATTTTACAAGGATTATCCACGGATTGATTATCCTGCCCCAATAGTGAATCATCATGATGAAGCAGAACGGGCTAAGTTCTTGTTTAAAAGAACAACATATAAAACAAACAAATCCTGA
- a CDS encoding tryptophan-rich sensory protein, whose protein sequence is MNEYYQQLIKPSWSPPAWVFGPVWSVLYMIIFLSYGITFWMVITKKIPAYVLIPFVLNLIFNFLFTPIQFGLRNNLLASIDILFVLMTIIATIIFIYPYSKWIAFFQIPYLLWVSFATILQLTITYFNWK, encoded by the coding sequence ATGAATGAATATTATCAGCAGTTAATTAAGCCCTCGTGGTCGCCACCTGCATGGGTATTTGGTCCTGTGTGGTCTGTGTTGTACATGATAATATTTCTTTCCTATGGGATAACATTTTGGATGGTTATTACTAAAAAAATCCCAGCCTATGTGTTGATTCCTTTTGTTTTAAATCTAATATTTAACTTCCTATTCACACCGATTCAGTTTGGGTTGAGGAACAATTTACTCGCCAGTATAGATATTCTGTTTGTGTTAATGACTATAATTGCTACAATCATTTTTATATATCCCTATAGTAAGTGGATTGCATTTTTTCAGATTCCCTATCTTCTATGGGTGAGTTTTGCCACAATTTTACAATTGACAATCACCTACTTTAACTGGAAGTAG
- a CDS encoding DUF4397 domain-containing protein, protein MLKMKFVAVVVVLGLIMFPSLAKAESLNLDFCDSLQKVLENSLLEGVDLGEFQYFLDMFQPNSMDLNGKIYADLRTIPIPNVAGLTEEQARTVLKAWGFNVVTTFYTTHPTVPAGQVIRTDPSANKRVIAGSDVRLRVSTGEGPENTPIDSISAVEFIGNLSGNGILDIANEFGLIQRIANDETFDNGILTHEQVYNAWTHNLTQFQTDMGPTLSAILPGIIPGIQEIFLAYLTLGDGDYTIYSQPTPNQFEGYMNGGVINPPTPSIAKGFVKMTQTLDEGETNITGITFNIDITNIEGITSITAVNVATSETWWYIDFGKTDLSIEYTVTPEQLAMIDTTKIFPNDDYWNNFYIIAKTIAYPDGEIAVRLGDLEPRSILAEGEGSFGIIAGLIALLDEQLRKVTLEQFGTEMGFDNPYLNKENYIGLDDLLPEADADGDGASNRCEYEWFDKEYCRELVAKCSGSQVITKDGVDTGSLSKKKGSFVFRLWHDPEAEEVYMDVEITPAVTLSKITQIGIFDGMNNETPLIYDFPGPFNTSPYKHRITQAELEAMPSAENPHLIICTSNQPGITDHGEIGADLKQYCSQIFSSGAKSLKQKEVIRYVDAALSSDFRPQYCTMVSGCHIELKNDRVVPPVPPISSGTVDVDTILYLDTQEISYKITVNYIEGNTGPISVGLYEGGIGENGNLILDLGGPASPVVRVLTPEEAQLIAGKDVYVLLTSSGYPDGELRAQLDCEGNVRIVNASFDSQTLDVCMNGIPTFVLVEYPSATSYRPVLSNEYNFRIIPGTGGYDTCLNAPIISTNLDIFGDSSITVVATGWVDSLEMFTLEDDNRAPASGFANIRFVNAVKDGYAVDFIFAGWPPELTPLFSNISALSSTPYYGISAPDTLDIVISKAGLPEEVIAMQSEVQFLPGGVYTIFLVGPVPLKNGYQLLITEDRPGELPPEGEGTPEGAPEGVVEGTPEGTPEGVVEGTPEGVVEGTPEGTPEGTPEGVVEGTPEGVVEGTPEGTPEGTPEGVVEGEPPTPPHSADQDGDWKISLSELLRVIQFFNLGGYHCDPSGEDGYAPGLDGDKTCTPHASDYNPQDWTISLPELLRLIQLFNLNGYYPCEGGEDGYCPGSGGPA, encoded by the coding sequence ATGTTAAAAATGAAATTTGTAGCGGTCGTGGTCGTTTTGGGACTAATTATGTTCCCGTCTCTCGCAAAAGCAGAATCCCTTAATTTGGACTTCTGTGACAGTCTTCAAAAGGTGCTTGAAAATTCATTGCTGGAAGGTGTAGACCTTGGGGAATTTCAATATTTCTTAGATATGTTTCAGCCGAACAGTATGGATTTGAACGGTAAGATATACGCAGATTTGCGTACAATACCAATACCAAATGTGGCAGGTTTAACAGAAGAGCAAGCCCGCACGGTTTTAAAAGCATGGGGCTTTAATGTCGTGACCACTTTCTATACAACTCATCCTACTGTACCGGCAGGTCAAGTTATTCGAACAGACCCCTCCGCAAATAAACGCGTGATTGCAGGGAGTGATGTTCGCCTTCGTGTATCCACAGGGGAAGGTCCAGAAAATACACCTATTGATAGTATTTCTGCCGTAGAGTTTATTGGTAATTTAAGTGGAAATGGAATATTAGACATTGCCAATGAATTTGGATTAATACAGAGGATTGCTAATGATGAAACTTTTGATAATGGTATTCTGACCCATGAACAGGTATATAATGCATGGACGCATAATTTGACTCAATTCCAGACAGATATGGGACCAACCCTCTCAGCGATATTACCCGGTATAATTCCAGGTATTCAGGAAATCTTTCTTGCATACCTAACCTTAGGTGATGGGGACTATACCATTTATTCCCAACCGACTCCCAATCAGTTTGAAGGTTATATGAATGGCGGTGTAATTAATCCACCGACGCCATCTATTGCTAAAGGCTTTGTAAAGATGACTCAGACTTTGGATGAGGGTGAAACAAATATCACAGGAATTACATTCAATATAGACATTACAAATATTGAAGGGATAACTTCTATAACTGCGGTAAATGTAGCAACATCGGAGACCTGGTGGTATATTGATTTTGGGAAAACAGACTTGTCAATTGAATATACAGTAACACCAGAACAACTCGCTATGATAGACACAACAAAAATATTCCCAAATGATGATTATTGGAACAATTTCTATATCATAGCCAAAACGATTGCATATCCAGATGGTGAAATAGCCGTTCGACTTGGTGATTTAGAACCCCGTTCCATTCTGGCAGAAGGTGAAGGTTCTTTCGGTATTATTGCAGGATTGATTGCACTTCTTGACGAACAATTAAGAAAAGTTACCCTTGAACAATTTGGGACAGAAATGGGATTTGATAATCCTTATTTAAACAAAGAGAATTATATTGGGTTAGACGATTTGCTCCCTGAGGCAGATGCAGACGGTGATGGTGCAAGTAATCGTTGTGAGTATGAATGGTTTGATAAAGAGTATTGCAGAGAACTTGTTGCTAAATGTTCTGGGAGTCAAGTAATTACAAAAGATGGCGTTGATACAGGAAGTCTAAGTAAGAAAAAGGGCAGTTTCGTTTTTAGACTATGGCATGACCCTGAGGCAGAAGAAGTCTATATGGATGTTGAAATTACTCCCGCAGTAACACTAAGTAAAATAACACAAATTGGCATTTTTGATGGTATGAATAACGAAACACCATTAATTTACGATTTTCCAGGACCCTTTAATACATCTCCATATAAACATCGAATTACACAGGCAGAATTAGAAGCTATGCCTTCTGCGGAAAATCCACATTTGATTATTTGCACAAGTAATCAACCTGGTATTACTGACCATGGTGAAATTGGTGCTGACCTTAAACAATATTGTTCCCAGATATTCTCATCAGGAGCAAAAAGTTTAAAGCAAAAAGAAGTAATTCGTTATGTAGATGCTGCATTAAGTTCTGATTTTAGGCCACAGTATTGTACTATGGTAAGTGGCTGTCATATTGAACTCAAAAATGACAGAGTAGTTCCTCCTGTTCCTCCTATTTCAAGCGGAACTGTTGATGTGGATACTATTTTATATCTCGATACACAGGAAATTTCGTATAAAATTACAGTTAACTATATTGAGGGAAATACAGGGCCAATTTCTGTCGGGCTTTATGAAGGTGGTATCGGAGAAAATGGAAACCTAATTTTAGATTTAGGTGGTCCTGCATCACCTGTGGTGAGAGTATTAACGCCTGAAGAGGCTCAGCTTATAGCCGGAAAAGATGTTTATGTTTTATTAACAAGTAGTGGATATCCGGATGGTGAATTAAGAGCACAACTGGACTGTGAAGGGAATGTAAGAATTGTAAATGCAAGTTTTGATTCACAAACCTTAGATGTATGCATGAATGGAATACCAACATTTGTATTAGTAGAATATCCATCTGCTACTTCATATAGGCCAGTTTTGTCTAATGAATACAATTTCAGAATAATCCCCGGCACAGGTGGTTATGACACCTGTTTAAATGCACCAATTATTTCCACTAATTTAGATATATTCGGCGATAGCAGTATAACTGTAGTTGCGACAGGTTGGGTTGATAGCCTTGAAATGTTCACATTAGAAGACGATAACCGTGCTCCCGCATCAGGATTTGCCAATATACGATTTGTAAATGCAGTAAAAGATGGATATGCTGTAGACTTTATATTCGCAGGTTGGCCACCAGAACTGACACCATTGTTCTCCAATATTTCTGCACTCAGTTCAACACCTTATTATGGGATATCTGCTCCTGATACATTAGATATCGTTATATCTAAGGCGGGTTTGCCTGAAGAGGTGATTGCGATGCAGTCAGAAGTTCAATTCTTGCCTGGTGGTGTATATACAATATTCCTTGTTGGTCCTGTTCCATTGAAGAATGGTTATCAACTTCTTATTACTGAAGATAGACCCGGTGAATTGCCCCCTGAAGGTGAAGGGACACCGGAAGGCGCTCCTGAAGGTGTAGTCGAAGGGACCCCGGAAGGCACCCCTGAAGGAGTAGTCGAAGGGACCCCCGAAGGTGTAGTTGAAGGTACTCCAGAAGGGACCCCGGAAGGCACCCCTGAAGGAGTAGTCGAAGGGACCCCCGAAGGTGTAGTTGAAGGTACTCCAGAAGGGACCCCGGAAGGCACCCCTGAAGGTGTAGTCGAAGGTGAACCTCCTACTCCACCGCATAGTGCCGACCAAGATGGTGATTGGAAAATAAGCTTATCGGAATTGCTTCGTGTAATCCAATTCTTTAATTTGGGTGGTTACCATTGCGACCCATCGGGTGAAGATGGTTATGCCCCCGGACTTGACGGAGACAAGACATGTACACCGCACGCATCAGACTATAACCCGCAAGATTGGACGATTAGCTTACCTGAGTTATTGAGACTGATTCAGCTCTTCAACCTGAATGGTTACTATCCATGTGAAGGAGGAGAAGATGGCTATTGTCCTGGTTCGGGAGGACCTGCATAA
- a CDS encoding alkaline phosphatase D family protein produces the protein MINRYLTYKKTCTTYLFTIYLCLLMFISTDAFSIDSGIKLRFSIPEERVWLGPYFWANRLQDWRSTKDGIQSVTKRINYDYRTVHILSHRIGNTEGSFLFKVDIKPLIISSDGLDTFAGFLIGAGSGIEFRASALVHHSPGANGGIMVGIDEHGRAIIKDFTKKNAPVIATGKVPNRFAYSYRVQVQGTQKGEWITLWLYIFDTETNELLSDTSIEKIPAQQTEGNIAFVSHPGKGSVPANFCFQNFEMKGSKLEEISSEEKEVGPIIGALYTISRGNLYLSAQLFPLGKEEGKEASLEVQKNMRWIELAKANVDRTAWVARFEIPHWELNKDIPYRVVVQANDLEGNLRSFAYYGTIRKEPKESDTFVCAGFTGSRMVGGDGVDTGSYEWTTAKVWFPHGDLVSKVKYHNPDLLFFSGDQIYEHASPTRREVDILDYLYRWYMWYWSFRHLTRERPTVCIPDDHDVYQGNLWGAGGRPAKVQDDGGYVHPPDFVNAIQKTQTAHLPPPFDPTPIEQGITVYYTDLVYAGISMAILEDRKFKSSPKEFLPDSQCENGWFQNPKFDPKKEADAPGAVLLGDRQMKFLNTWVEDWSYGAQFKVVLSQTLYASASTLPANETRDNIIPKLELYPPEEYPEFYAIKADADTNGWPPSARNEALRLWRKCFAVHICGDQHLGITLQYGVEHWNDSSYAFAVPALGTRFPRRWFPPIPGKNRKEGAPRYTGEYEDGFGNKITVHAVANPMLYGIEPQELYNPATGYGIVRINKNTRTVTFECWPRWESPVVENAKQFNGWPITIKQTDNYNSDIKGYLPIIKINGIKQPVIKVRRAKDNSLVYSLRLNSNQFQPFVFEEGTYLVEILEPETEKIQIIKDLEITSDSEKDKIIEIKF, from the coding sequence ATGATTAATCGCTACTTAACATACAAAAAAACATGTACTACATATCTTTTTACTATCTATTTATGTCTTCTTATGTTCATTTCTACAGATGCTTTTAGTATAGATTCGGGTATAAAATTACGATTTTCTATTCCAGAAGAGAGAGTGTGGCTCGGCCCATATTTTTGGGCAAATCGTTTACAAGATTGGCGGTCCACAAAAGATGGAATACAAAGCGTAACAAAAAGAATTAATTATGATTACAGAACTGTTCATATATTAAGTCATCGTATAGGTAATACAGAAGGTAGTTTTTTGTTTAAGGTTGACATCAAACCTCTTATTATTTCTTCCGATGGGCTTGACACTTTTGCAGGGTTTTTAATAGGGGCGGGCTCTGGTATAGAGTTTCGTGCATCTGCTTTGGTTCATCATAGTCCTGGTGCAAATGGTGGCATTATGGTAGGTATTGACGAACATGGCAGGGCAATTATTAAAGACTTTACGAAAAAAAATGCTCCTGTTATTGCCACTGGGAAAGTTCCAAATCGTTTTGCTTATTCCTATCGTGTTCAAGTTCAAGGAACTCAAAAAGGGGAGTGGATTACCTTATGGCTTTATATATTCGATACAGAAACAAATGAATTGTTATCTGATACGTCTATTGAAAAAATACCGGCACAACAAACAGAAGGAAACATTGCTTTTGTTTCTCATCCGGGGAAAGGTTCGGTTCCGGCTAATTTCTGTTTTCAAAATTTCGAGATGAAAGGGAGTAAACTTGAGGAGATAAGTTCCGAGGAGAAAGAAGTAGGACCTATTATTGGAGCACTTTACACCATTAGTAGAGGAAATCTATATTTATCAGCCCAATTATTCCCATTAGGAAAAGAAGAGGGTAAAGAGGCAAGTCTTGAGGTTCAAAAAAATATGAGATGGATTGAATTAGCAAAAGCAAATGTAGATAGGACTGCATGGGTTGCTCGATTTGAAATACCACATTGGGAACTTAATAAAGATATACCCTATCGTGTCGTGGTTCAAGCCAATGACTTAGAAGGGAACCTTCGTTCTTTTGCTTATTATGGAACTATTCGAAAAGAGCCGAAGGAATCAGACACCTTTGTATGTGCAGGATTCACAGGTTCGAGAATGGTAGGTGGCGATGGTGTAGATACAGGTTCGTATGAATGGACAACTGCAAAGGTGTGGTTTCCTCATGGAGACCTCGTAAGTAAGGTAAAATACCACAACCCAGACTTACTATTTTTCTCTGGTGACCAGATATATGAACATGCCAGTCCTACACGAAGAGAGGTGGATATATTGGATTATTTATATCGATGGTATATGTGGTATTGGTCTTTTCGTCATTTAACCAGAGAACGTCCTACTGTGTGTATCCCTGATGACCACGATGTATATCAAGGGAATCTTTGGGGAGCAGGTGGCAGACCAGCAAAAGTCCAAGATGATGGTGGTTATGTACACCCTCCGGATTTTGTAAATGCAATTCAAAAAACACAAACTGCCCATTTACCTCCACCCTTTGATCCGACTCCTATCGAACAAGGTATTACCGTTTACTATACAGACCTTGTCTACGCCGGGATTAGCATGGCTATTTTAGAGGACCGAAAATTTAAATCTTCACCCAAAGAATTTTTACCGGATAGCCAGTGTGAGAATGGCTGGTTCCAAAATCCAAAATTCGACCCTAAAAAAGAAGCAGATGCTCCGGGTGCTGTCCTATTAGGTGATAGACAAATGAAATTTTTAAATACATGGGTAGAGGACTGGTCGTATGGAGCACAATTCAAAGTAGTGTTATCTCAAACCTTATATGCGAGTGCAAGTACACTACCTGCAAACGAGACGAGGGACAATATTATTCCGAAACTGGAACTTTATCCACCTGAAGAATACCCAGAGTTTTATGCAATTAAAGCGGATGCTGATACTAATGGTTGGCCACCATCTGCAAGGAATGAAGCCCTCCGCCTTTGGAGAAAATGTTTTGCTGTGCACATCTGCGGAGACCAACACTTAGGGATAACACTTCAATATGGAGTGGAACACTGGAATGACTCGTCGTATGCATTTGCGGTTCCAGCTCTGGGGACTCGTTTTCCACGTCGCTGGTTTCCACCTATTCCTGGGAAAAACCGAAAAGAAGGGGCACCACGTTATACAGGCGAATATGAAGATGGTTTCGGTAACAAAATTACTGTGCATGCAGTTGCTAATCCTATGCTATATGGAATAGAACCACAAGAACTTTATAACCCTGCCACAGGCTACGGAATTGTTCGAATTAATAAAAACACACGAACTGTTACCTTTGAATGCTGGCCACGTTGGGAGTCTCCAGTCGTAGAAAATGCAAAACAATTCAACGGCTGGCCTATTACAATCAAACAAACTGATAACTACAACTCAGACATTAAAGGATATTTGCCTATAATAAAAATCAACGGCATAAAACAACCTGTTATCAAAGTTCGGCGAGCAAAAGATAATAGTCTTGTCTATTCATTAAGGCTTAATTCTAATCAATTCCAACCATTCGTTTTTGAAGAGGGCACATATCTTGTTGAAATTCTCGAACCTGAAACGGAAAAAATACAAATAATAAAAGACCTTGAAATTACTTCCGATTCTGAGAAGGACAAAATTATTGAAATAAAATTTTAA
- a CDS encoding ATP-binding protein — MDKNIIKQVVIDQRGELEHLYKRNKIVERSILNLYRKQIDSDLIKVIMGIRRCGKSIFAYQLFKDRHFAYLNFDDERLSSLDTSDLNTILEIFYEVYGEFREIIFDEIQNIPKWELFVNRLHRQNFNIIVTGSNAKLLGRELATHLTGRHLRVELFPFSFKEYLAYYGFQEKKLLTTKETAFIKKKLNEYIQTGGFPETLKGTVDTKPYLQSLYSTLITKDVVLRHRVKFVNSLIEIANYLITNYSGLISFNKIKNIFKLKSIHTSLNYISYLEEAYLFFFVKRLAFKYKESVLANRKCYCIDTGLIHALSFKTSENLGKVYENIVALELQRKKYYENIEFYYWQDVYKNEVDFVIKEGIKIKQLIQVCHRLDNHETREREMKALIKCSKELKCNQLLIITEYEEGEEIIGKKRIQYIPLWKWLLEKSQG, encoded by the coding sequence ATGGATAAAAATATAATAAAGCAGGTAGTTATCGACCAGAGAGGTGAGTTAGAACATCTTTACAAAAGGAATAAAATTGTAGAGCGGAGTATTTTAAATCTATATCGAAAACAAATAGACTCCGATTTAATAAAGGTTATCATGGGGATACGACGCTGTGGAAAATCGATTTTTGCTTACCAGCTATTCAAAGACCGTCATTTTGCATATTTGAATTTTGATGATGAGCGATTATCTTCCTTGGACACAAGTGACCTAAACACTATTCTCGAAATATTCTATGAAGTTTATGGGGAGTTTCGGGAAATAATATTCGATGAAATCCAGAATATTCCTAAATGGGAATTATTTGTGAATAGGCTTCATCGCCAAAACTTTAATATCATCGTCACAGGGAGTAATGCGAAGCTTTTAGGACGCGAATTAGCCACACATCTTACGGGACGTCACTTGAGAGTAGAACTCTTTCCTTTTTCCTTTAAAGAATATTTAGCTTATTACGGTTTTCAAGAAAAAAAGTTATTGACAACAAAAGAAACCGCATTTATAAAGAAGAAACTAAATGAATATATACAAACAGGCGGGTTCCCTGAAACCTTAAAGGGAACTGTTGATACGAAACCATATCTTCAATCTTTATATTCAACGTTAATCACAAAAGACGTCGTTCTTCGACATCGTGTAAAATTTGTGAATAGTTTAATAGAAATCGCTAATTATCTTATCACCAATTATTCTGGTCTTATCAGCTTTAACAAAATAAAAAATATCTTCAAATTAAAAAGTATCCACACATCCTTAAACTACATATCTTATCTTGAGGAAGCTTATCTATTTTTCTTTGTTAAACGGCTTGCCTTCAAATATAAGGAAAGCGTCCTTGCTAATCGAAAATGTTATTGTATCGATACGGGACTCATCCATGCTTTAAGTTTTAAAACATCCGAGAACTTAGGGAAAGTATATGAAAATATTGTTGCATTGGAATTGCAACGGAAAAAATATTATGAAAATATCGAGTTTTATTACTGGCAAGATGTTTACAAAAATGAAGTGGATTTTGTAATTAAAGAAGGAATAAAAATAAAACAATTAATTCAGGTATGTCACAGATTAGATAACCATGAAACAAGAGAGCGAGAAATGAAAGCACTCATAAAATGTAGTAAAGAACTAAAATGTAATCAACTACTTATCATCACAGAGTACGAAGAAGGAGAAGAAATCATAGGAAAGAAGCGGATACAATATATACCTCTATGGAAATGGCTCCTTGAAAAGAGTCAAGGATAA
- a CDS encoding glucose 1-dehydrogenase yields the protein MSTDVIPLNISIREKLNFDGKIALITGASRGIGKSIAFALAELGAHVIITARNIEPLEKTANEINSIGGKATPITCHSARNTEVNNLFERIRNEFGRLDILVNNSATNPYFGPFLEATEAVFDKTFEVNCKGYFLMAQQAGKIMVSQQKGVIINIASIEGLHPSPFMGIYSMTKSAVIMLTKVLARELGPCGIRCNAVCPGLTETRFASVLVETQEIRERYVQATPLGRHAQPDEIAGAVVYLASDSASYTNGAILVCDGGKTA from the coding sequence ATGTCTACAGATGTAATCCCTCTAAATATCTCCATCCGCGAAAAATTAAATTTTGATGGGAAAATTGCACTGATAACAGGTGCCAGTCGGGGTATCGGCAAATCAATTGCTTTTGCACTTGCCGAATTAGGGGCACACGTGATTATTACTGCCCGCAACATAGAGCCTTTGGAAAAAACTGCAAATGAAATTAATTCTATAGGAGGCAAAGCCACACCAATAACATGTCATAGTGCCCGAAACACAGAGGTAAACAATTTATTTGAACGCATCCGTAATGAATTTGGACGATTAGATATTTTAGTTAATAATTCAGCGACAAATCCTTATTTCGGCCCTTTTCTTGAAGCGACAGAGGCTGTTTTTGATAAAACCTTTGAGGTAAATTGTAAAGGTTATTTTCTCATGGCACAACAAGCTGGCAAGATAATGGTATCCCAGCAAAAAGGTGTTATTATCAATATTGCCTCCATCGAGGGATTACATCCATCTCCATTCATGGGTATCTATTCCATGACAAAATCAGCGGTTATTATGCTCACTAAAGTACTTGCACGCGAATTAGGTCCCTGTGGAATTCGGTGTAACGCAGTATGTCCAGGACTTACTGAAACACGATTTGCCTCAGTGTTAGTTGAAACACAGGAAATCCGCGAACGATATGTGCAAGCCACACCCTTAGGACGTCATGCCCAGCCTGATGAAATAGCAGGTGCCGTAGTTTATTTAGCTTCCGACTCAGCAAGTTATACTAATGGAGCCATTCTTGTCTGCGACGGTGGAAAAACTGCTTAA